The following are from one region of the Biomphalaria glabrata chromosome 12, xgBioGlab47.1, whole genome shotgun sequence genome:
- the LOC129922053 gene encoding sulfotransferase 1B1-like codes for MSSDVLNHRPDGIPLSLARSPWEAYGSRVHVFPFIADPVKHVEDVRNLQMREDDVIIAAYPKSGTHWVWEVTHMLLHQTTEHERRTKEHLMLEATPDLQTIMDEPSPRIINSHLEFTHLPQEILTKRTKIIHLIRNPKDTLISLYYQYLAIASKFTVQALLDAAIQNKLMFPSQFDYLRQMSQFQQEHPDHPVLHIYYEEMNKDPDRIIRQLATFLDVAGSDKFLQEVKEACKFESLKKIEEDEKKELPENLDRLCKENNVKVKMIRKGIVGDWKNELTKDQSDQLDAYIAREMDKGLDFNFIYE; via the exons atgaGCTCGGACGTATTGAACCAtcgacctgatggtattccactATCTCTGGCCAGGTCACCCTGGGAGGCTTATGGCTCCAGGGTTCACGTGTTTCCCTTCATAGCAGATCCAGTCAAGCATGTCGAAGACGTGAGAAACCTCCAAATGCGTGAGGATGATGTCATCATTGCTGCCTATCCCAAGTCTG GAACGCATTGGGTATGGGAAGTAACTCACATGCTCTTGCATCAGACGACAGAACACGAACGCCGAACCAAAGAACATCTGATGCTAGAAGCTACCCCAGATCTTCAGACAATCATGGACGAACCCTCGCCAAGAATAATAAACTCACATTTAGAGTTCACTCATCTACCACAAGAGATTCTGACCAAAAGAACAAAA ATCATTCATCTCATAAGAAATCCTAAAGATACCTTGATTTCATTATACTACCAGTACTTAGCCATTGCTTCTAAATTCACTGTCCAAGCTTTACTGGACGCTGCTATACAAAACAAAC TAATGTTTCCATCCCAGTTCGACTATTTAAGACAAATGTCGCAGTTTCAACAGGAACACCCGGACCATCCAGTACTACATATATACTACGAAGAAATGAATAAG GATCCAGACAGAATTATCAGGCAACTTGCTACATTTCTGGACGTGGCGGGAAGTGACAAGTTCCTCCAGGAAGTGAAAGAAGCTTGTAAATTTGAGTCTTTGAAGAAAATTGAGGAGGATGAGAAAAAAGAACTTCCGGAGAACTTGGACAGACTTTGCAAAGAAAACAATGTCAAAGTTAAAATGATTAGGAAAG GAATTGTTGGAGACTGGAAAAACGAACTGACCAAAGATCAAAGTGACCAACTGGACGCCTACATAGCGAGAGAAATGGACAAAGGACTGGATTTTAATTTCATCTATGAATAA